The following nucleotide sequence is from Coffea eugenioides isolate CCC68of chromosome 3, Ceug_1.0, whole genome shotgun sequence.
TGGCTGATGGATATGGCTCGGAAAGATATGAGGGCAATTGCCCCGTTTTGTAACTAACTCTTGTATTATCAAGTTTAATATATGAAAGTACTAATTccgtttgttgaaaaaaaaaaaatgaaaagattgCCTAGCAGAAACATGACACTACAAGTTAGAAAAGACAGCAATAGTTTTTTGAGAAATTGCTATGCTGGAGTATAAGTGGCTTAAACAAGCTTGCTAATCAAAGTAGCTGTAAATAAATTAATATGAAGTTCTCGTTCTGGGGAGTGAGTATAAACGGAAGATTTCGGATTTCAAATCTCttacttacactaaaaaaaaaattcttatgcTGATAATAGGTattgttgaaaagaaagtttgtATATGTAATATTGATAGTATACTTGTTAAGTGCTTACGCAATTGGAGTTATGTACATAACGTTACTAATTCATTGTTAGTAAAGTGCGTTTGATTTGTTGGAAGTCTTTGACTTTTAGTGTCAAAGTTATTGATATTCACAAATAGGCCATGGCTTTAACTGTTGTTTGATGACCAAGAAGCAGTAGTCAATTAGTTGGTTATGCTGAGCTGGCAATTTAGTTAGTTAGAGTTAGTTAGTTGGTTATGCTGAACTGGCAGCATTAGTTAGCTAAGTCGGTGGATCTTTTTGTAACAAATATATAGATGAAGAAATAGTAGGTGGAAGTGTGTTGAAGTTTTATCATCTTCATTATAATTCTTCATAATCTCTCTCTTATCAATACAACACTAGTTTCAAGTCTTCGAAGGGAATTCTTCATTTGCTCTACCCTTCTGGATTGAAACTTAAGGTCTTCCTATCTTCTGCATGAAAAATTAGGGTTATATTACTTAATAAATAGGGACAAATTAGTTCAAAATATTATTATGTTATTCGAAGAAGTGAACTAAtctaaaattttgtatattactGTTGGAGAAAGTAAGGTTGCATTAAAATTTGATTACATTCAAATCTCATAGAAGAGATTCACTCCTTTTTTATGCCCTTAATTCGATTGCAGAAATGCCCGGAATAAGCCACGTCCAATGCATGCATGCTTCTGTGCAAGAATTTCGGATCAGGGCCCGTGACTTCTCTAGAATAAGGGTGCAAATGAATTGAGCGGCTCGCCAACTAATCACAAGTTGATTGGTCAAATGATCGACTTGACTCGGCATTAACAGAGTTCGAGCCAATCTCAAGCGGCTCATTTAGTCAAACAAATCGAGTATCGATCATTTTAGTTAAACTCGATAACTCgtcgagccttatcgagcagtacatattatataatatatgaGTGTACATTGAattatatatacatgtattaagttcttgtaaattttcaaaacacCTCTTTTTTCTAATGGAGCTCAATATATCGAATTTGAATTCAAACTTGACCGGTCTTAAGTTTGCTCGAACTCAAACAAGTTGAACTCGAGTATCTTAGAAACATTAGTGAATCGAGCTCGATCCGTAgaatttcaaaatcaatcgaGTCAAGCTCAATTTCACACAATGCTATATCAAGATCAACTCGAACTCAAACTCAAACTCTACTCGAAATTGATtcgactcgtttgcacccctGCTCTAAAAGCAGACAGAGGGACAACAGTGAGAGATTGAGAAATTATTCtgtttagtttagtttttaattttcctgttttcttccttcttctccttcttctttgatttttttccctttttttgggGAAACATATGGTGTGTACAATTTTGCTTCTGATTGCTATATATTATCTTCAGAATGCCAAGGAAAAGTTGTAAGAAAGAAGCTTCTAATTACTTCCCCCTTTTACTCTCCTTGGTGACTTTCTAACTCTCTCCAAGTGGACTGTCAATAATGACGGAATGACCGATGGCTGCCTCTTTCATCACTTTGATTCATTCATAATTCATTAACATCTCTGACTGGGTCACTGGTGCAAGGGACACTGTAGATTAATAATTTACGTGCCTTGTAGTTGGCACATGATTCACAAATGTTTCCTTCAAGCCTCCCCACAAAAGTACCAACtattaaaaaaagggaaaaattcacttttcttCCTTAGACTCTGATCTAGGGACACATTTTATTCCCAAATTTTTACACATAATATATTTAGTATATGAATTAATAAATTTTGATCACATTTAGTCcaaaaattgtaaattattCAATTTGAACGGAGAGGACTTACGTGTCTAGCATGTGACCATTGATTTTGACtaagaaattatttttttcttaactGCCATGTGCTAGACCTGTGAGTTTTCCCCGTCCAAATTGAACAATTTacaaattttgaactaaatgTGATCAGAATTTATTAATTCATGTACTAAATATGTTGCGTGTAAAagtttgaaaatgaaatgtGTTTCTAGTTCGAAGTTTAGAAacgaaaagtgaatttttctgATTAAGAAAAGGACGCAAAAAGATAACATCAGCTAATGTTTATAAAATGTGAACATTACCGCGATTTTTATCTTAGGATTTTGGACCGCTCGTCCTCAATTTCTTGAATTAATAACTAATATCCTGTACCCACACATGGGACATCATTTTCCAATTGGATTAAACATCGATTTCTAGAACATGTTCTAGATATTTgtcatatatattttttttttgttgtgggAGACACTGCTCTGTAGACGCATTATACCATGTGGCCTATTTTCTACACTTTCCATAGGTGAAAAATGACGAATTGAATTGTTCAACTACCAGGCCAATAAAATAATATTAGTTTGCTATCTTTTTTGGCTAATTCATATAATAAATTAGTGTATCATTTTTtactattatttcttttttttattaaatataATTTCAGTTACAATTAAACAACATGTTTATTTCTTATCCACAGCTCCAATTTAAATTAGTTAGTACTTTTAATTATACAACTTTTACTTAAATTAGGTAACACATTTAATTTAAAAACTGCTTTAGActtattaattgaaaaaaaaattggcagtTGTGatactttaaaaaaattattggtTGCGACGTTCCCTagcatttttaaaatttcatttattaaaaaatcCCAGTATTAGTTTATTCTTCACTGAATTATATAGATGATCTAGCAACGATGGAATTTATGTTCTCTTTACTGAATCGCATGAAATTTTACCCAACCCCCCTATTTGGAATAGAATATATGAAATATGTATGaacggaaaaataaaaaagttttctacttaaatttaaattggacttttttttattgaaatttgTAAGGGATACAAGGATATTTATAAAACATTCCTAGCAAAAATTCTGCCAATCAAACTTTAAACTTATTAAGTTATAGAAATTTGTAGAGAACatcaaaataaaatatgatTCAATTTCTACCATTATTTTGACATTACATATGTGAAGTTTCTAATAAAATATAAGGGGAGTTATATTTATTAAACACGTATGGACATATAAATATCAACTTTTTTAAAAACAATATATATGCACAATAGATGCAGCAGGGACTTGAAAGCAATTTTTGGCCAGCTCAGccatgttttaattttttttttttgcacaagtCTAGAAAGACAAAGCCCTCCTCACTTGGAGGGAGGAATGACATGGAGGGAGGAATGAGTTAGGTAGTCCGGGAAGAAGGGAGTATAAGTGAGAGGTTTCAGGTTTGAGACCTCCCACttacatttgaaaaaaaaaaaaaaaactccccaCCTTCCTTATTTTTTTGACATTTAATTTGGGcaatattcagagaaaatttGCTGCCTTTACAGTTACTGGTGTAAGTGTAACAGCTTGGTTCTATTTGTGTTGTTTATCACAACTTTTTATAACTTTGAAGTGAATGATCCAAATTGGACCGAGCATTTGGTCCAATCTAGACGTGAAATTATGGTACGATTACACCTGCAATCAAACTTACCCTGCATCATGATATAAGTATTCCAACCGCATCAGCCCTGCAACCTCATATAAATACTTATTTTCGTACACACGTATTCTCTATAGAATTTCATACAAGTTCCCAGCAGACTGAGCAAAGCATGGAAGAAACTACTTTGTTAAACACAGCAGTATTCTGTGTTTTACTCTTGGCTTTAGTTTTCAAGTTTTGGCAAAGAAGAAGCCAAAATATCCCCCCAAGTCCGGCACCAGCTCTCCCGATAATAGGCCATCTTCACCTCATAAAACAACCTCTCCACCGCACCCTGCACAAATTGTCTCAAAAATGTGGCCCGATATTTTCTTTATGGTTTGGCACCCGCCTTGTGGTGGTGGTGTCATCACCATCCATGGTGGAGGAATGTTTCACCAAGAATGACATCGTGCTGGCGAACCGGCCCCGTTTAATCCTAGGCAAGTATGTAGGCTACAACTACTCTGATATTATTGATGTCCCCCATGGTGACCATTGGCGCAACCTTCGCAAGCTATTTACAAATGAAATACTTTCTCCTACTCGTCTCAGCATGTTCCTCTCCATTCGAGAAGATGAAATCATGCGTTTGCTCCGAAATTTGTATGAAATCTCTGACAATAATTTCGGAAAAGTCGAGCTGCAATCCAAGTTTTCGGAGCTTTCTTTTAATGTAATCATGAGGATGGTTACTGGGAAGCGATATTTTGGTGAAGGTGAGGACACTGAGGAGGCTAAGAAATTTCGGGGCCTTATTCGCAAAGTCTTTGAAAGCGCTGGTGCATCAAATCCTGGAGATTTCTTGCCATTATTGAGATGGGTAGATTACAAGAATTTTGAAAAGAGTTTGGCGAGGATAGGTAAAGAGATAGATGTATTTTTCCAAGGTCTGATTGAAGAACACCGTTGTGACAGGAGCAAGAATACCATGATTGATCATTTGCTGACCTTGCAAGAATCACAGCCAGAATGCTACGACGATGAAGTCATCAAAGCAAATATCTTGGTAAGATTAATTACACTTAATTCAGATTTCATGTTACATTCTTTTGTTGTTGGGATCATACCATTCTGTTGGATCGTGAATAATATGAAACCAGATTGCATTTCAGATACACCCTCGAGACATAGTTTAGATATGGACCACCATCGGCAAGAGATATACAATGTGTGGTTTCAACAAAAGGATTAATTGCACTTTGCCCCCCTAAAAATGGGGTCCATTGAAACTTTGTCAACCTGAATGATAATAATCTACACATTGGACCGAAAGAAATATTTTATCCTTGGTTTTATGGTGGAAAAATTGCGAATGTCGGGGACCATCTTAGAGTAGAAAAATCTTGGATTGTTATGCCCTTCATGCAGCAATTGTCTCGCTGTATGATTTGTAGCCTATTCATTGCGCAGTTGAATTCAACTTTTCTTGTGTGCAAGAAGACAAACAATCTTTTTGATCAGCTCTTGCTATTATAAATCACATATATTCCGAATTACATGAAGATGGATATCAGCTCTTGCTATTATAAATCACGCATAACAAGACTTATAATTGTTCAGAAGGAATAGGTTGGTTGGATGATAAGATCGGAGGAATTGTAAGTAAGAGGTTTTAAGTTCAAATCCTctcactttaaaaaaaaaaatcctttgtAAAAAAATTGTTCATGATCAAAGTAGATGCAGCTATGCCAAAAAAGCTCCTTTCaccatgattaatattttcCCTTCATGAATTAGGTATTGATGCATACCAAAGGGAGATGATATCAAAGAGCATAAAATGGATaagatgaaatgaaatttaGGTTTTTTTagtaaatgctaaattttttcacttcatttaTGCTGAagtcttttcattttttctggtTACATTGTTTCCTAGAACTAATGACTCAATTAATAGGTGATATTTTCGTCCAACTTGGGGATCTGGCCGGGGTGTAAATGGGAACAAAATtagttctttttatttttctttcattttttcttaacATCCAAGGGTGTGTTAGTCGAATGACACACAACTCAAAGAGTAATACATGCTTTTCTTATATCCCTATCCGTGGAGTAATGTGTAGATTCTTTTCATTCATTGGGCAAAGTATCAGTAAACCTTACTTTCAAGGGGCAAATTATAATTAACCCAATAAAAATGAATTGGAGCCCCAAAAAACTTGAGTTATTTCGAAAAAGTCCTCTATAGAATTAAGCTTGTTGGTTCCCACACaaatttcttagaaaatttTGCATTAATCTCCCTATAATGGATATAAACTTCTGCACATGGAAATGAACCTTCGATTCCTCCGATTACTATACTAGAGGTTTTCATTATCAAAAAGGGAATTAAACCATATACTTATCCATGCAAATCTCAAAACTAAATAGTTTATGAATGCAGGCCCTGTTATTTGCTGCAACAGATACATCAGCAGCGACAATGGAATGGGCAATGTCTCTTCTACTTAACCATCCCAACGTATTGGAGAAGGCAAGAACTGAACTCGATACTCATCTTGGAAAGGATCGCTTAATTCATGAACAAGATTTACCAAAGTTGCCTTACCTTCACAACATCATCATGGAGACTTTTCGTTTAATCCCTCCAGTACCTCTCCTTGTACCCCACGAGGCTTCTGCAGATTGCAGAGTTGGGGGATATGACTTGCCAAGTGGGACGATGTTGCTGGTAAATGCATGGGAAATCCACAGGGATCCCGACGTTTGGGATGATCCCACAAGCTTCAAGCCGGAGAGATTTGAAGGTCTACAAGTGGAACCAAGCAAGCTGATGCCCTTTGGAATGGGAAGAAGGTCTTGCCCTGGTGCAGGCCTGGCACACCGCGTGGTTGGTGCGGCCTTAGGATCATTGATACAATGTTTTGAGTGGCAGAGGGTTGGTCCAAAGAAGGTTGATTTGGCTGAAGGAATAGGGATCACCACACATAAAGCAGAGCCATTGGAGGCGAAATGCAAAGCGAGAGAATTCGTTGACAGGATTCTTTCGGAAGATCATTGAATGTCGCCAAACATGGCTCCTTTATGCTTAATTTATTCGAATGATGTTAGAAGTTTATTTTGGTTCTTTTGATTTACTAAATCTTGAGTCTATCTCTTGCCAATGGGGATGTAATGATTAACTCATAAACGCTTTGAGCAGAAAGGAGGGAAAAGAGAGGCAAAATTCGAAATTTTTTCTGCtcaaaatcacaagaatcaCAATAAACAGCATGTTAAAAGAGATGATTGGTCTATTTTGTTGAATCTTGTGATCATTAGTGTAATTTTGTTGCTTCTTTGTGTtgtttaatttattaaatatgaACTTTTTAAGTGGCGAAATATGTCTATTAATTGTTTCTAactattaattatttttatttttttactaatacaacttatatacatgtataagcggtatttatggaataaaagtttcatctctcctaaaagtactttttaagtattactttttttaattggactaattttgttGTCAAAACCTTAATTTCAGAGAAGGTTTatgtaattttataaattttagagGAGACTAGTGAAATTATCAGAAGTCTCATataaggtttctgaaattatccctataatGCCATAGCCACCCCAtccccttttgttttttgtAGGCCATGCCATAGCTATCTTGCTAGTAAAAGCAAGCAAATTGAGTCCCAATAGCTTACCTACTACATTAACCAGCACAAATGGTGCGATGCAATGCTAGCTGCTAAGGTTACCAACTGCCAACATAACTGAAAACCTTTTGATGTGGATCCAATACAATGGTCACTAGTAAAAAGTCACCATTAGTTAATGTGAAAATTGTCACCGATACAATGGTGCATCTACTATTATATATGGCTCTACTAGAaagtagggctgcaaacgagtcgagtcgagtcgagttttgagctaatcgagtcgagtctcgactaaattttaccaagttcgagctcgagctcgagctcgacgagccggcaattttcaagctcgagctcgactcaaatcaagtcgagccgagctcgaactcgagctcgagctcgaaaaaaataaaaaataattattttattttttaaaaaataaataaaatcatatttttttcttaataaataataaaatattaagaatatatacgtaattttactatgaaaatataatatatatatatatatatatataatatacgtaattttattattaaataaaaataaaaataaaaaatatatatatatactccagctcgcgagccggctcgcgagctaacgagcttaatattctgagctcgagtttgactcgagccgactcgaactcgactcgagcttgactcgagccgctcgcaagcggctcgattcgtttgcagccctactaCTACTAGAAAGGAAGTTCACTGAGCCCTGTCACCATTAGTTTGTAAAAGACAAAGGCAAGTGAAAAGTGTCACCAATACAATGGTGCTTTTTCAAACTACATTATACCTGCTAATGGTCACCATTAATTTTTACTATTGACCTATTGTTGGGTTCAAATCACATAATTAACCAAGATCCCGCGCCTCGCGCAGGCTTACCTCCCCTAGTCTTAGTATACACATAACACAATCGTATAAAaccaaaaagcaaaaaaaaaaaaaaaaagaattgagtcATTTAAAATGCTTCAAATACACCAAAAACCATGTCCAACCTCAAGCAATATGGAAATTTAAAGCACAAAGTAGTAAAACAAGTAAATGTTATTCAAAACTAGTGCAAGCAAGCAAGCATTGGCTTCAGAAAGAAGTCATAtgttaaaatgattttctaaaAGAAGTCATGTTATGAAACTAGTTCTAAAACGATTTTCAACATGCCTACATCAATATATGTTAAACCCAATATGCACAAGATGATCAGGTTCTAAGGCATATTTTCGAAATTGAAGTGAATGAAGATCAATTCCTTATTCATATAATACATAACATTAAGGGGGACAGCACACAATGCttacttttttaattttctattgtaCCTTTTGATGGTAAGGATAAAGTGGTCCcaattttttaggaaaaaaaatctcATACTGAATTTGAAgactattatatatatatactcacacaaaggtatctcattgaattatatatatgtgtgtgtgtgtgtgtgatacaaaaagttaaaatctgtttttataaaaataagttctataaatatattatttttagatGGTGCACACACATCAGCTTTGCATTAATTCTTCATAAACTTGGAAGAAGCCAAACACAAAGAAGACTCGCTTACAAAGAAGACTTGCTAACTAACAAAACCAtaggtacttttttttttttttcttttggataaGTAAAACCATAGGTACATTCAACAAACGGTATCTGAGAAATCACTACATATAGAAGAACTCTTGGAAACAATTTAGCTTTCTTACCCAAGACTTTTACTCCTTAGTTTTTGTCACCTTAATTTATGCCATGCCATGCATGACCCAAAAATTTTACGCACCAATTGTTATCTCTCGCTTATATCAAATGCAGATTTCAGATCTAATCAATGAAAAGCATCACCTAGCAAATTGCTCGAGAATGCCCTGTTAATTGCTCAAGAATGCAACAATAATTTATCACAGCATCTTCAAAGGGTTCATACTGTTTGAAAAATCCAAATGGGTACCTAGCACTGCCAACTGATGTCAATGATACAAGAACCAGTTAACAGTCTACTGGCTGATGCCAAAATCACAAGTCGAAATATGTAAGACAGAAAACAGTCAAGCAAGACGATTGTACTTTTGTACTGTCATTCGTCTCGAAACTTGAAAAGATTAACTATTCTACACGTTGTtcaaaagttatttattttcccACTTAGGAAACTGTCGGTTAAAAAATCATGCACAGACCCAAAAAAAACCTCTTGTAATGATGATAAATCTTTTCTCTTCAAGAATATTGGGTATAGATGCATGCCAAAGAGAAGATGAAATCAGAAAGTGTAATATGGGTGCGATTAGATTAGATTCAGGGTTTCTTTTTTggtaattgaaaatttttatccCCCATTTGTACTAAAGTGTTCTGTTTTTCAACCTTTTTAGTTACATTTTTTCCTAGAACTCATGCATGTGATACTTCCCTCCAACTAGGAAGGGAAGGGGGAGTTAAACGGGaacgtaatttttttttctcttttctttgaCATCCAATTTTTCTCTCTAACTTATTGTTCGAACaatatttttttgttatatGTTTGACTATTCACC
It contains:
- the LOC113767059 gene encoding cytochrome P450 81E8-like, with product MEETTLLNTAVFCVLLLALVFKFWQRRSQNIPPSPAPALPIIGHLHLIKQPLHRTLHKLSQKCGPIFSLWFGTRLVVVVSSPSMVEECFTKNDIVLANRPRLILGKYVGYNYSDIIDVPHGDHWRNLRKLFTNEILSPTRLSMFLSIREDEIMRLLRNLYEISDNNFGKVELQSKFSELSFNVIMRMVTGKRYFGEGEDTEEAKKFRGLIRKVFESAGASNPGDFLPLLRWVDYKNFEKSLARIGKEIDVFFQGLIEEHRCDRSKNTMIDHLLTLQESQPECYDDEVIKANILALLFAATDTSAATMEWAMSLLLNHPNVLEKARTELDTHLGKDRLIHEQDLPKLPYLHNIIMETFRLIPPVPLLVPHEASADCRVGGYDLPSGTMLLVNAWEIHRDPDVWDDPTSFKPERFEGLQVEPSKLMPFGMGRRSCPGAGLAHRVVGAALGSLIQCFEWQRVGPKKVDLAEGIGITTHKAEPLEAKCKAREFVDRILSEDH